A DNA window from Setaria viridis chromosome 2, Setaria_viridis_v4.0, whole genome shotgun sequence contains the following coding sequences:
- the LOC117844267 gene encoding uncharacterized protein, producing MRREGPLAFYRGFATSLAGTVPARALYMGALEATRSAVGPVALNLGAPEPAASAAAGAAAGLAAAVAAQVVWTPVDVISQRLMVQGNPCPASRYRGGVDAFRKIVGSDGLRGLYRGFGMSILTYAPSNAVWWATYSLSQKIIWSGIGCYLCEYGVGVQEIDLGDGDSSLQPGCKTIMVVQGVSAAMAGGASALVTMPLDTIKTRMQVMDGEGEPITVGRTVRRLIKEGGWAACYRGLGPRWASMSLSATTMITTYEFLKRLSDKGQESGLA from the coding sequence tccctcgccggcaCCGTCCCGGCGCGCGCGCTCTACATGGGCGCGCTCGAGGCCACGCGCTCCGCCGTCGGTCCGGTCGCGCTCAACCTCGGCGCACCAGAGCCCGCTGCGTcggcggctgccggcgccgccgcgggccttGCCGCCGCGGTTGCCGCGCAGGTCGTGTGGACACCCGTCGACGTGATCAGCCAGCGCCTCATGGTTCAGGGCAACCCCTGCCCCGCCTCCCGCTACCGTGGCGGCGTCGACGCCTTCCGCAAGATTGTTGGTTCCGACGGCCTGCGCGGCCTGTACCGTGGCTTCGGCATGTCCATCCTAACATACGCCCCCTCCAATGCCGTGTGGTGGGCAACTTACTCACTGTCACAAAAGATAATTTGGAGTGGGATTGGCTGCTACTTGTGTGAGTATGGTGTTGGTGTTCAAGAAATTGATCTTGGCGATGGGGATTCTTCACTGCAGCCAGGTTGCAAGACCATTATGGTAGTGCAGGGAGTGAGTGCTGCAATGGCTGGCGGCGCGTCAGCGCTTGTGACCATGCCACTGGACACCATCAAGACCAGGATGCAGGTCATGGATGGGGAAGGTGAACCAATTACCGTGGGGAGGACGGTGCGGAGGCTCATCAAGGAAGGTGGGTGGGCTGCTTGTTACAGGGGGCTTGGCCCGAGGTGGGCATCTATGTCATTGTCCGCCACCACCATGATCACCACCTATGAGTTCCTCAAGCGGCTCTCAGACAAGGGCCAAGAGAGCGGCCTTGCATGA
- the LOC117845089 gene encoding protein Brevis radix-like 1: MLTCIACSKQQFAAGGPPLHEPPEDEDVVDGGAIGGGAATPSTRHAIKALTAQIKDMALKASGAYRHCKPCAGSSAAASRRHHPYHHRGGSGFGGSDAGSASDRFHYAYRRAGSSAASTPRLRAGGAALSSGDATPSMSVRTDFPAGDEEEDDEMASEGGGKEDDAKEWVAQVEPGVLITFVSLAQGGNDLKRIRFSREMFNKWQAQRWWAENYDKVMELYNVQRFNQTVPLPTTPKSEDESSKEDSPVTPPLDKERLPHTLHRPMSSGGAMGYSSSDSLEHHLNRYCNGHHHHHGHQFCDSMGLASTPKLSSISGAKTETSSMDASMRTSSSPEEVDRSGELSVSISNASDQEREWVEEDEPGVYITIRALPGGIRELRRVRFSREKFSEMHARLWWEENRARIHEQYL, encoded by the exons ATGCTCACGTGCATCGCCTGCTCCAAGCAGCAGTTCGCCGCCGGCGGACCGCCGCTCCACGAGCCGCCGGAGGACGAGGATGTCGTTGACGGCGgcgccatcggcggcggcgcggccacgcCCAGCACGCGCCATGCCATCAAGGCGCTCACCGCCCAG ATCAAGGACATGGCGCTGAAGGCGTCGGGCGCGTACCGGCACTGCAAGCCCTGCGCtggctcctcggcggcggcctcgcgtCGCCACCACCCGTACCACcaccgcggcggcagcggcttcgGGGGCTCCGACGCCGGCTCGGCCTCCGACCGCTTCCACTACGCGTACCGCCGCGCCGGGAGCTCGGCGGCCTCGACTCCGCGATTGCGCGCCGGAGGCGCCGCCCTGTCAAGCGGGGACGCCACGCCGTCCATGAGCGTGCGCACGGATttccccgccggcgacgaggaggaggacgacgagatGGCGTCAGAAGGCGGCGGCAAGGAAGACGACGCGAAGGAGTGGGTGGCGCAGGTGGAGCCTGGCGTGCTCATCACCTTCGTCTCACTGGCGCAAGGTGGCAACGATCTCAAACGCATTCGATTCAG CCGTGAGATGTTCAACAAATGGCAAGCACAAAGGTGGTGGGCTGAAAATTATGACAAAGTTATGGAGCTTTACAATGTCCAGAGGTTTAATCAAACTGTCCCTCTCCCCACAACTCCAAAATCTGAAGATGAG agctccaaggaagaCAGCCCGGTAACCCCGCCACTGGACAAGGAGCGCCTGCCCCACACCTTGCACAGACCAATGTCAAGTGGTGGAGCCATGGGATACTCTTCTTCGGATTCTCTTGAGCATCACTTGAACCGGTACTGTaatggccaccaccaccatcatggACACCAATTCTGTGATTCAATGGGGTTGGCATCAACACCAAAGTTGTCAAGTATCAGTGGAGCCAAGACCGAAACCTCATCTATGGATGCATCAATGAGGACAAGCTCGTCTCCTGAAGAGGTTGACAGGTCTGGTGAGCTCTCGGTTTCCATCAGCAATGCAAGCGACCAGGAGAGGGAGTGGGTTGAGGAAGATGAGCCTGGTGTATATATCACCATCCGGGCTTTGCCTGGTGGCATCAGGGAACTTCGCCGCGTTCGGTTCAG CCGGGAGAAGTTCAGCGAGATGCACGCCAGGCTCTGGTGGGAAGAGAACCGAGCGAGGATACACGAACAGTACCTCTGA